The genomic window CCTTCCCCATCTGACAGATAGTTGTACCAGAAGACAGCAGTGCCCTGCTGTGGCTTCACTCGCAGGTTGCCCTTATCACAATTTTTCCGTGTATCTCGTAGATCAACATCATTCTGAATCAGAGACTGAGGAAAAGACATGAGAATAAACATTGCCCTGTAAACAGGACTGGGATGAGGAGCCTCTGCCCCTCTTCATCGTATCCCTCTTTATCAGCCCCTTCCATTAAAACAGCTTTACATTTGCATTAGGCAGAACAGGAGGCTCCCCTCACATCTTCAGCAGCCAATTTAGGGTGTACAGAAGTCAGGGAgctgcctgccctccccaccctgccccaggtgCTCTGCTATCCTTCTGGCCATCTCAATAGTGCACCAGCTGGAGTGACAGCAAAGTGCGTGCAATGAGAAGAGCTTTCATTCTCCTGCAAGGAAATCTGCCAAGAGGCAATCAGCAAAGCAGAACCTGTGCTGGGCACTGGCTCACTCTCCCCAGGAGGCTCTCCAGTGTCCCCCTGTTAGTCACAGCCCTGTACTAGTCTCTTCCCTCTGGGCTTTGTCACATTCATTATCACTTGGTTTAAAACATTCTCTTGTCCCCTACTTAGAGAGACTAGCATGTGTAAACCCAAGCCCCAAATCCGCCTTTCCCCAACCACATCCCACAAACTCAGGGGCCAGCAAGAACACAGACGGGGGCAGGTCGGGGAGAGGCTCCTTTACCATCTCTTCATAGGTTCTGTTATCAGCTATAGGAAAGATGGTCTCTCCTCCCCCCGTCACATTGTTCAGGTAGAACAGCACTGTCACGTAGCTGTAagacagagagcacagctgcttacAGGGTGCAACTGGAATAGTGAAGATACCCACAGGCTGTCGCACAAGCCCTTCCCTAAACTCCATCCCCACAACCAATGGCTAGATTTGCTGGCACGTGCATAGGGGCTCAAGCATGTATCGCCTGGCCCAGAGCCTGAATAGAGTGTTCTCCAAGGAGAAAGTTAACAGGGACCATCTCATCTGCTCTCCAGGGTGTGGCTAAAATGCAGGATTATCCCCACTATGGAGCACTGTTCTAGCCTCCAACAGGGATGGGCCAACAGCTTCCTGGAGCCAGTCAGTGCCTCTCCTTGTATTGGCCAGAGGGACCAAAGGGGTTGAGCAAGGTAGCAAGCAAACCCACTATGTATGTGCAGTGAAGTGAGCTGCCTTTAGCCCCCCGTCTCACACTGAGATCACTTTAGATAGGTCTCCTTTTAATCTGCTCCCAGACTGAGCCCTGGCACCAAGCTGGCTTGGTGTGAAACTAGAAGCTGAGCGCACGACTCACCGACAGGAGGTCTCAAAGGGAACGCTCTCGTTGGTGATCAGTTTGGTGTGGCTGCAGGCCGTCTCTTGGAACACTGGCCCGCTGTCCATGTGGGCGTGGTAGTGCCCTCCCTGGTCATACCGCACAACCTGCAGGGGCTCgctgtgctccacaatctcagGAGGCAGACGGGTCAAGTGCATCACCCTGGGAAAGCCGGAAAGCAGGTTGCGGAGAAGCAAAACAAGCCAACCTTCAtctgtagaggtttttaaggcctggcttgacaaagccctggctgggatgatttagttggggctggtcctgctttgagcagggggtgggactagataccttctgaggtcccttccaaccctgagcttCTATGAATCCCACTATAGCCACCAGGAACGTGCACCGTGCTCAACAGACAGGGAGACGcttcctgcctcaaagagctaagAGGACGACAGtggagaagagctgcagcaagtgGACCCAATGATAACTAGTCAAGGCCTTGATAAGACACATTGAAGGTTGTCAAGCGTATAAACTATCCCACGGCCTCTCTCCTTGGTCTTATGAGTTGGGGACTTCATGCACTGTCAGGGTAGAAGAGTCTTCAGGAGGGATCTAAGTGCGGGGAAACTGGTTCCTCCCTTTTGAATCACTCCTGTAGGATCCAGCCTGCCTCACAGCCTTGGTCAACCCCAGCACCTGGTTTCCCCATGGCATATCATTCTCAGCTGAGATGCACAGAATGTTTTAAATGGTTTAAAATGTTCCCCTTTCCCCTAGTTAGAGAGACTAGCGCGTGCAAACCCAAGCCCCCTCAACCCTGAGCAGAAGCCAGGAGCCTGATGTAAAGGGGAAATGCCAATGTATGTTCAAAAGTACCCTAGAGGGAGCTCTGCCTGAATGCATCAAATTGCATTAGAACAACACACAGTATGGCAATCAGTCGGGGCGGAAGGTGATATTTGTCATTTAAGTCAATTGGTAGGTCACCTCGTTGCAGTAGCAAAAAGGCCTCGTGCCAAGAAGAAAGGTCACCAGATACTCAAAGCTGCTTACAAGACAACTGCAAAACATGTTTCTGCTAAACACTCAGCGAGTTACTCACTGCACAGTCCGCATCAGCACGATGCAGTGGGTGAAACGGACCAGTGACCAACACCTCCCTGCTCTGAGGACCCTGGAGTCCAGAGGACCACCAGGTACGGGGTATACTTTTATACCTGAGTTTCTTTGGGAAGACTGTGCACAACACCACACCTAGTGCATACAGAATGAGGGGACCCATCACAGAACTGGACAGCCAGAACAATGGAGCAGAAAAGCCTAGTCAGTGTTAATCAGAAACTTCCTGGCTAAGCTGCTCTCACTCAGCATGGCTGCCACTTGCTGGGAAAGATTCCTTTCTGTACATGTCCCTGGAGACCTCCAGGTGCcatgtcctccccttccccaaggtTCTGCAAATGGCCCTATAGAGCTCAGAGATAAATAGCAAAGCAGAGGGACCATGATAGGACTGCATGGAAGGGCAGAAAGACTTAGCTATCAATAGCCTGATCACATTTCTCATCTGTCCTCTGCCTCCTGTTCTGCACTATTCCCAACAGGACTGAGGTGCATGGAAAGCAAGCACTGAGACCAGACCTTGGAGCTCTAGGATTTCTGTCCCCCTCAAGAACTTCCTACATCTCTGATCATCCCCAAAGCGAGCAGGAACCTCTCAGATACACTGCAAGAACCCAGACTAGTTACCCCATTGGGATTGGGGAAAGGGGACTGCAGTGCTAGACCTGGATCATGAAATCCATACCAGGATTATGTGGGCTCTGGCTTCTGAGAATCTCCAAATCCTACAAAGGATTTTAATGGCAGCCTTTGGAACAGAAAGCTTCTGCTTCAGCAGGGACACCCCAACACTGCCCAAATAAGGGTCACGCTGGCATTGCATCAGGAGCCTATGGGCTCCAGCTAACAGGCACAACgcacacagcagctgctgccccctcTAGTCAAGGTGGGACCAGTTCTCTTTCTGGGACACACTGAAGAGGAGGGTGGACAAGAGCCACTTTTAGGCCTTGAACCACTTTAGCCACTCACTTGCTAGGCCAAGACTAGCTGTGCATGGCTCAACTATTGGCTCCGTGGGCGTGAGAGACCATGATCTGCTGGGAGATGGAAGTGACTTTCAGCTGCATCTGTAGCGAATGAGCGTCCCAGATCAGGGACTGGCAGGAGGGCTGGGTCTGAGGTCTGTGCAGGGCTGAATCCAATCTCAATGGATGGACAAATGGAGCCACACCGTCACAGCGAGGCCTATCACTGGATGTATGCTCAGAGGATTAAACTGGATTAGCTAAATTGGAATAAAGCTACACTTGTTAGCTGTCAGTGAGAAGATCCAGGTGAGATGTACGAGTAGTTAAAGTAAAGGCACAGTAATTACTGGCAAAGAATAACAATTTCACCTGGTGAATCTTTCCATTACTTATCCCATGTAACACTGAGTCTTTGTGATTCTATcaggctgctcccagaagcagagtTGCTGAAAACTTCATTTCTGTCCACAGAACAATGCGTTTGTAGATGAATTTCAAGCCTTAATGGGAATCTCCCTCTTCGGTGTCAACATTCACTGATCCCAGTCTACTAACGGCTCTCACTCCATGATGACTGAACAGATTACCACCACTTCATGTTGTCCTGGGACCCAAGACACAGCCGCTTTGCACTGTGTGTATATTGCCCCCCACGTGTGTGCATCCCACCTTTCCCCCGACACGATGGAGTGCCTACACAGCATCCTTACCCTGCCAGTGCCTTTACCTTTGCCGTATGGACCTCATGACCTGATGTGCCCCCTCACCCTGGTACAGCCATGTGTGTTGGCTGTTCCGCACCAGATCGCTCATCTTCACTTTCTGGCTCCCCATGTACTTGTGGAAGTCACGAATGTTTAGCTGTTTAAACTCCTCCAAACTCAACACACCTATGAAAGAGAAGGAAAGCAGGCTGTCTCTTCAGCTTTCTGGTCCAGGTGCACGTTTACCTGGTAGTGTCCAGCCTTCAGGGAGAGTTAGGCACCACAGGGTTTTACCCTTCTAAAGCATGCCATTCCAAGGCCTGCAACTGTGTCTGAGGGCTGCACTGGCAACTCATTGGTAGCCAGAGAGCTGCATCTGATAGGTCTTAGAGAAGATTGCACTTGCTCTCATCTCTAATATGGAGATGCACCTGTGAAGAcaacaggtcccagcatgcaacaTTCTGTCTTTATCTGGGCAGAGGCCATGCTGGGAACTCTAGGAACACAACAGCCATGAGATGTCAAATTCTGGGGCTATATTTTGGCTACCCACATTTTCACTGTGAATAGCTCTGAAAAAAACACAATGTAATCtactacaaagaaataaacagccTCTCCAGATTTGTCCTTTGAAATGCCTTAGCTAAAATGCTGCACTGCCCCTTTAAATGGACTTGTTACTTGGATGAATAAATAGACTCTGATTTGAAAACTCTGCAGAAGGGCTCTGCCCACATTTCAAACAATAATTTTATCTGCCAGTTTTGAACAGTGAATGCAAAACAGTTTATAAGTGGATTGTGAAGCTTTTCTGCATTTATGTAATTCAAAGAGAAATGTGAAAGGCAAATGCACAGAGTATGTTCTGGTTACTGTGAGAGTGACGATAATCAAGAAATGAGATGTAAAAGGTGGCTTCCATTAAAACACAGACATTTCCTTCCTGACATGCATGCCTGGACTCTCCCCTGTAATGGTGATGCATGAGTAGCAGAGGACAGGATTATCTTTTTGCCTTTCCCAGTTTATGGAAGAccctgacattttttattttaagaagaaTCAGGTTTGGTGTCTAGCCCTGTGTGTCACACACTGGCAGTGTGGCAACCTCACAGGCCAGCACAGCAACCAGCATGTACTCAGACAGCTCTGCGCATCTAACTGTGGATTAGAAATGTTTGCCTCCAATCGGCTGCCCCTGAACTTCAGAAAAC from Gopherus flavomarginatus isolate rGopFla2 chromosome 6, rGopFla2.mat.asm, whole genome shotgun sequence includes these protein-coding regions:
- the P4HTM gene encoding transmembrane prolyl 4-hydroxylase isoform X3, whose translation is MKTLSLKPLLFEIPDFLTEEECKLIIHLAQLKGLQKSQILPTEDYEEAMEMIEISQMDIFNLLDHNQDGQLQLREVLTHTRLGNGRWMTPQSIREMYTAVKADPDGNGVLSLEEFKQLNIRDFHKYMGSQKVKMSDLVRNSQHTWLYQGEGAHQVMRSIRQRVMHLTRLPPEIVEHSEPLQVVRYDQGGHYHAHMDSGPVFQETACSHTKLITNESVPFETSCRYVTVLFYLNNVTGGGETIFPIADNRTYEEMSLIQNDVDLRDTRKNCDKGNLRVKPQQGTAVFWYNYLSDGEGWVGDLDEYSLHGGCLVTRGTKWIANNWINVDPNKRRQLQFQQEMARYAKEGDEAQNEWTVDKSYSNVHVEL